In the Acanthopagrus latus isolate v.2019 chromosome 23, fAcaLat1.1, whole genome shotgun sequence genome, one interval contains:
- the rangap1a gene encoding ran GTPase-activating protein 1a isoform X2 has translation MATDLVAQLADSLAKTGVEDGELSYKGQGRKLDDAQSVEGMVKEIQDFKGLQALRLEGNTVGVEAARAIAKALETKSDFKRCYWSDMFTGRLRSEIPPALNSLGDALMLAGARLNVLDLSDNAFGPDGVKGIEKLLKSTACYTLQELRLNNCGMGIGGGKILAASLIQCHKKSSADGSPLSLKVFVAGRNRLENDGATALAQAFQLIGSLEEVHMPQNGINHPGVTALATAMQHNTSLRILNLNDNTFTEKGAIAMAQALKHLRSIQVINFGDCLVRPAGAIAIAESVSEGLPILKELNLSFGEITEEAALAVASAVKNKSQLEKLDLNGNQLGEDGCKALKDSMEGMNMAELLGSLSDDEGEPEDDDDDEDEDEEEEELDEEEIEEEEEEEEEEESSGTKLSTPVSAPRPPDVSSFLSFPSPDKLLKLGDKRALLIEQQVDVSDAAKTAEAFLKIASVYKEENNEVKNAVLNSIDALLRKAFSTPSFQGYNFVSSLLVLLGLIKSEDKVKPVLVVPGHLHSLEHVVQQDYFPKENVAVLQAFMSR, from the exons ATGGCGACGGACCTTGTTGCACAGTTGGCCGACTCTCTGGCCAAGACTGGAGTGGAAGACGGAGAGCTTAGCTACAAAGGCCAGGGAAGAAAGCTGGATGATGCCCAATCAG TTGAGGGAATGGTGAAGGAGATCCAGGACTTCAAGGGTTTGCAGGCTCTGAGGTTGGAGGGAAACACTGTCGGCGTAGAGGCAGCACGGGCCATCGCCAAGGCCCTTGAGACAAAGAGCGATTTCAAG cgcTGTTATTGGAGCGACATGTTCACAGGTCGCCTGCGCTCTGAGATCCCTCCAGCCCTG AATTCACTAGGTGACGCTTTGATGTTGGCGGGTGCCAGGCTAAATGTTTTGGACCTCAGCGACAATGCTTTTGGACCAGATGGGGTGAAGGGAATCGAGAAGTTGCTCAAGAGCACCGCCTGCTACACATTGCAAGAGCTACGGCTCAACAACTGTGGCATGGGCATCGGAGGGGGGAAG ATCTTGGCTGCTTCATTGATCCAGTGCCATAAGAAATCCAGTGCAGATGGCTCCCCCCTCAGCCTGAAGGTGTTTGTTGCAGGGAGGAACCGACTGGAGAACGATGGAGCCACTGCCCTCGCTCAGGCCTTCCAG ttgatAGGCAGCCTGGAGGAGGTTCACATGCCCCAGAATGGCATCAATCACCCTGGTGTGACAGCACTGGCCACAGCCATGCAGCACAACACAAGCCTCCGCATCCTCAACCTCAATGACAACACCTTCACTGAAAAGGGGGCCATTGCCATGGCTCAG GCTCTGAAACACCTACGCAGCATCCAGGTGATAAACTTTGGAGACTGTCTGGTGCGGCCAGCAGGAGCTATAGCTATTGCAGAAAGTGTATCAGAGGGACTACCAATTCTCAAA GAACTCAATCTGTCATTTGGCGAGATAACAGAAGAAGCTGCTCTCGCTGTAGCAAGTGCAGTAAAAAACAAGAGCCAGCTGGAGAAACTGGACCTAAATG GCAACCAACTAGGAGAAGATGGCTGCAAAGCTCTGAAAGACTCCATGGAAGGCATGAACATGGCTGAGCTTCTAGGGTCACTCAG TGACGATGAGGGGGAGCCAGAggatgacgacgacgacgaagatgaagatgaggaagaggaggaactgGATGAGGAGGAaatagaggaggaagaggaagaagaggaggaagaagaaagcagTGGCACCAAG TTGTCCACCCCTGTATCGGCACCCCGGCCACCAGacgtctcctccttcctcagctTTCCATCTCCAGACAAACTGCTGAAACTGGGAGACAAGAGAGCGTTACTGATCGAGCAGCAG GTGGATGTGTCGGATGCTGCAAAAACAGCCGAAGCCTTCCTCAAGATTGCGTCTGTGTACAAGGAGGAGAATAACGAGGTTAAGAATGCGGTGTTGAACAGCATCG atgCCCTTCTCAGGAAAGCTTTCTCCACTCCTTCCTTCCAAGGATACAACTTCGTATCATCATTGTTAGTGCTGCTCGGACTCATCAAG agtgaGGACAAGGTGAAGCCTGTGCTGGTGGTTCCCGGCCACCTCCACAGCTTGGAGCACGTTGTTCAACAGGACTACTTCCCCAAAGAGAACGTGGCTGTGCTGCAAGCCTTCATGTCCCGGTAA
- the rangap1a gene encoding ran GTPase-activating protein 1a isoform X1, which produces MATDLVAQLADSLAKTGVEDGELSYKGQGRKLDDAQSVEGMVKEIQDFKGLQALRLEGNTVGVEAARAIAKALETKSDFKRCYWSDMFTGRLRSEIPPALNSLGDALMLAGARLNVLDLSDNAFGPDGVKGIEKLLKSTACYTLQELRLNNCGMGIGGGKILAASLIQCHKKSSADGSPLSLKVFVAGRNRLENDGATALAQAFQLIGSLEEVHMPQNGINHPGVTALATAMQHNTSLRILNLNDNTFTEKGAIAMAQALKHLRSIQVINFGDCLVRPAGAIAIAESVSEGLPILKELNLSFGEITEEAALAVASAVKNKSQLEKLDLNGNQLGEDGCKALKDSMEGMNMAELLGSLSDDEGEPEDDDDDEDEDEEEEELDEEEIEEEEEEEEEEESSGTKLSTPVSAPRPPDVSSFLSFPSPDKLLKLGDKRALLIEQQVDVSDAAKTAEAFLKIASVYKEENNEVKNAVLNSIDALLRKAFSTPSFQGYNFVSSLLVLLGLIKSEDKVKPVLVVPGHLHSLEHVVQQDYFPKENVAVLQAFMSRNNKALDSCGNARNNLQSTLQRVRSEG; this is translated from the exons ATGGCGACGGACCTTGTTGCACAGTTGGCCGACTCTCTGGCCAAGACTGGAGTGGAAGACGGAGAGCTTAGCTACAAAGGCCAGGGAAGAAAGCTGGATGATGCCCAATCAG TTGAGGGAATGGTGAAGGAGATCCAGGACTTCAAGGGTTTGCAGGCTCTGAGGTTGGAGGGAAACACTGTCGGCGTAGAGGCAGCACGGGCCATCGCCAAGGCCCTTGAGACAAAGAGCGATTTCAAG cgcTGTTATTGGAGCGACATGTTCACAGGTCGCCTGCGCTCTGAGATCCCTCCAGCCCTG AATTCACTAGGTGACGCTTTGATGTTGGCGGGTGCCAGGCTAAATGTTTTGGACCTCAGCGACAATGCTTTTGGACCAGATGGGGTGAAGGGAATCGAGAAGTTGCTCAAGAGCACCGCCTGCTACACATTGCAAGAGCTACGGCTCAACAACTGTGGCATGGGCATCGGAGGGGGGAAG ATCTTGGCTGCTTCATTGATCCAGTGCCATAAGAAATCCAGTGCAGATGGCTCCCCCCTCAGCCTGAAGGTGTTTGTTGCAGGGAGGAACCGACTGGAGAACGATGGAGCCACTGCCCTCGCTCAGGCCTTCCAG ttgatAGGCAGCCTGGAGGAGGTTCACATGCCCCAGAATGGCATCAATCACCCTGGTGTGACAGCACTGGCCACAGCCATGCAGCACAACACAAGCCTCCGCATCCTCAACCTCAATGACAACACCTTCACTGAAAAGGGGGCCATTGCCATGGCTCAG GCTCTGAAACACCTACGCAGCATCCAGGTGATAAACTTTGGAGACTGTCTGGTGCGGCCAGCAGGAGCTATAGCTATTGCAGAAAGTGTATCAGAGGGACTACCAATTCTCAAA GAACTCAATCTGTCATTTGGCGAGATAACAGAAGAAGCTGCTCTCGCTGTAGCAAGTGCAGTAAAAAACAAGAGCCAGCTGGAGAAACTGGACCTAAATG GCAACCAACTAGGAGAAGATGGCTGCAAAGCTCTGAAAGACTCCATGGAAGGCATGAACATGGCTGAGCTTCTAGGGTCACTCAG TGACGATGAGGGGGAGCCAGAggatgacgacgacgacgaagatgaagatgaggaagaggaggaactgGATGAGGAGGAaatagaggaggaagaggaagaagaggaggaagaagaaagcagTGGCACCAAG TTGTCCACCCCTGTATCGGCACCCCGGCCACCAGacgtctcctccttcctcagctTTCCATCTCCAGACAAACTGCTGAAACTGGGAGACAAGAGAGCGTTACTGATCGAGCAGCAG GTGGATGTGTCGGATGCTGCAAAAACAGCCGAAGCCTTCCTCAAGATTGCGTCTGTGTACAAGGAGGAGAATAACGAGGTTAAGAATGCGGTGTTGAACAGCATCG atgCCCTTCTCAGGAAAGCTTTCTCCACTCCTTCCTTCCAAGGATACAACTTCGTATCATCATTGTTAGTGCTGCTCGGACTCATCAAG agtgaGGACAAGGTGAAGCCTGTGCTGGTGGTTCCCGGCCACCTCCACAGCTTGGAGCACGTTGTTCAACAGGACTACTTCCCCAAAGAGAACGTGGCTGTGCTGCAAGCCTTCATGTCCCG aaacaacaaGGCCCTGGATTCATGTGGCAATGCCAGAAACAACCTCCAGTCAACACTGCAGAGAGTCAGGTCTGAGGGTTGA